A stretch of DNA from Eschrichtius robustus isolate mEscRob2 chromosome 12, mEscRob2.pri, whole genome shotgun sequence:
aaaaagaaaaaatgtaaagcacCCACAAGTCTAAAGCAGGGGACGGTAAGGAAAGCGTGTGGGACGAGAAGACAGCTTACAGTCTCAGCCACCAAACCACCAGTCGCCGGGCTACCTAAGAAATTCATTCGTGCCTAACACCCGGAACATGTAATTAACCTCCGCTAACTGAGATCCGGGGTAACCAGACCACGGGTCTCAGGGCTGCATCTCGAGTCATCCGGGATTGGGGTAAGTGTGAGCCACTGACTACCCACTCACAAGGAGAAACCCAGAGACAGGCACGTCGGGACTGGGAGGAAAAGGATAGACACGAGGCAGCAAAGGCCTGCCAACTCCTGCGGCTACTGACACAACGCATCAGCCAGAAAGCACTGAGCTCCGCCTGCACAGAGGACGCCACCCAGGATGGATAACGCGCGGCGGGTGCCGAGCACGGTCAAGGACCCCGGGGGCTTGGCTGAGATAAACCGCAGGGGCCTCCACACCCGAGAGGGGGCCGCACTCACCTGGTGCCGGGAGAAGAGCCGCACGCCCTCCAGCTGGTGGAACACAGGGTGGTGCTGGGCGTCGATCTGGTCGCGCCGGTACACGTCGCCCACCACCAAGAAGGCGTCCAGCCCCGCGCGCAGCAGGTCCCACTGGTGCGCGGACGTGTGCGCGCGCAGCATGTGGGTCGCGTTCAGGTAATAGCTGTCGCCCTTCTTCCGGCTGGGGTGGTCGGCCGGGACGAGCAGGCTGTCGAAGTTCTGCCAGGTGGTGACCACCGGGGAGAGGTCGTCGTAGACAGAGAAGAGGGGCGTCCCCGAGCGGCCCACGTACCGCGCGTAGAAGTGCTGCTTCACCCTCTCCTTGATCAGCCACAGCGGGTGATGAGGCCGGTTGTGCAGGTTCCTGCCCACCCTGGACAGGACCTTGCGGGACAGGTTGCTGTAGCCATCCCGGGGGTAGGACCTGCCCAGCAGCTCCACCGCGCCCCCCGGGGGCCCGGGGGCTCCCGGGGCTCCCCGGCCGGCGGGCTCCAGGGCAGCGGGCCTCGCGCCCAAGGCCTGATGCTCAGGGCCTCGGCAGACCCCGCTGGCCTTCCTTGCCAGGTGGACGCGCACCTGGGCAGCTCTCCTGAGAGCCCAGCCAACCATCGCAGCAACTTCTTTCACGGGTTCTGGAAAGAGCACACACATAAGCACCAGTCACGTTTCACTCTGCGGAAAgtaaggggcggggggggggggggggggcggggacgcCTTGTCTCCCACCAGCTCCCCACCACCCTACTGatgcctgcctcccctcccccactcagcCAGAACAGCCAATTAAGGAAATCTGCCCAGAGAGGCTTATGTTCTCTGCTCTACATCAAGAGAATCATGAACGTCATGTTTAGATCCCTAATCTCTAGTTGTCCTCCCCTTGACATTTAGATCCACGAGTGTAAAGAAAATCTCCTTTATCAGGTCACATCATGT
This window harbors:
- the FARS2 gene encoding phenylalanine--tRNA ligase, mitochondrial isoform X2; protein product: MVGWALRRAAQVRVHLARKASGVCRGPEHQALGARPAALEPAGRGAPGAPGPPGGAVELLGRSYPRDGYSNLSRKVLSRVGRNLHNRPHHPLWLIKERVKQHFYARYVGRSGTPLFSVYDDLSPVVTTWQNFDSLLVPADHPSRKKGDSYYLNATHMLRAHTSAHQWDLLRAGLDAFLVVGDVYRRDQIDAQHHPVFHQLEGVRLFSRHQLFAGIKDGENLQLFEQSSRSAHKQETHTLEATKLVEFDLKQTLTRLMTHLFGDAGAEDQIGWAFGLGLERLAMVLYDIPDIRLFWSEDERFLKQFCVQDINQKVKFQPLSKYPAVINDISFWLPRENYTENDFYDLVRTIGGDLVEKVDLIDKFEHPKTHRTSHCYRVTYRHMERTMSQREVGRVHQAVQEAAVRLLGVEGRF